In one Terriglobia bacterium genomic region, the following are encoded:
- the mnmA gene encoding tRNA 2-thiouridine(34) synthase MnmA, translated as MAGELTAVAMSGGVDSSVAAALLAREGRPLVGFSMYLARRHEGGGGGEKARCCSLDDCQDARQVARSFGFPHHVLDMEEDFRRLVLDPFKADYARGRTPSPCVGCNTFLKFGALVGKAREVGASTVATGHYARLERDARSGRTLLRRAADEGKDQSYFLFDLSEEQRRAAEFPLGRMTKDEVREAARSLGLRVADKPESMDLCFLSRGESYRDFLERGGIAEASEPGEIVDVEGRALARHEGIAGFTVGQRRGLGVAAGRPLYVVRIDEESRRVVVGGSEDLLSDRCTIERVRWIPFDRPVGPVRATVKIRSTHSGAKATLDDLGDGTAVVRFDEPQRAVAPGQAAVAYDGDLVLGGGWIRT; from the coding sequence TCCGTCGCGGCGGCGCTGCTCGCGCGGGAGGGGCGGCCGCTGGTGGGCTTCTCCATGTACCTCGCGCGTCGCCACGAGGGCGGGGGAGGCGGGGAGAAAGCCCGCTGCTGCTCTCTCGACGACTGCCAGGACGCACGGCAGGTCGCGAGAAGCTTCGGCTTCCCGCACCACGTCCTCGACATGGAGGAGGACTTCCGCAGGCTCGTCCTCGACCCGTTCAAGGCGGACTACGCGCGCGGGCGGACGCCGTCGCCTTGCGTCGGCTGCAACACGTTCCTGAAGTTCGGCGCGCTGGTCGGGAAGGCCCGCGAGGTCGGCGCGTCAACGGTGGCGACCGGTCACTACGCGAGGCTCGAGCGCGACGCGCGGAGCGGGCGCACGCTGCTCAGGAGGGCCGCGGACGAGGGGAAGGACCAGTCGTACTTCCTGTTCGATCTCTCCGAGGAGCAGCGGCGTGCGGCGGAGTTCCCGCTCGGCCGGATGACCAAGGACGAGGTCCGGGAGGCGGCGCGCTCCCTCGGCCTGAGGGTGGCCGACAAGCCCGAGTCGATGGACCTCTGCTTCCTGAGCCGCGGGGAGAGCTACCGCGACTTCCTGGAGCGCGGCGGTATCGCCGAAGCCTCCGAGCCGGGAGAGATCGTGGACGTCGAGGGAAGGGCGCTGGCGAGGCACGAGGGGATCGCCGGCTTCACGGTCGGCCAGCGCCGCGGGCTCGGCGTCGCGGCGGGGCGCCCGCTCTACGTCGTGCGGATCGACGAGGAGAGCCGGAGGGTCGTGGTCGGGGGGAGCGAGGATCTCCTGAGTGATCGCTGCACGATCGAGCGCGTCAGGTGGATCCCCTTCGATCGCCCGGTCGGCCCGGTGCGCGCCACCGTGAAGATCCGCTCGACCCATTCCGGCGCGAAGGCGACCCTCGACGACCTGGGGGACGGCACCGCGGTCGTCCGCTTCGACGAGCCGCAGCGGGCCGTCGCTCCCGGCCAGGCCGCTGTCGCCTACGACGGCGACCTGGTGCTGGGCGGCGGCTGGATTCGGACTTGA